The following are encoded in a window of Salinibacter ruber DSM 13855 genomic DNA:
- a CDS encoding BamA/TamA family outer membrane protein: MTIRNVVAALLLLCATTGTAQAQSFSTVTGRNHPEIDWRVATTEHFEVVHPARLGDIAAEAAPIAEATYDTLSATLDVAFDERIRVYLSDQDAIVNGFAVPFGTGYTDIWVNTNDWAASFSGATSWLRLVLAHELTHIFHYEAARSGLGVWALALGGSFPRVWTEGLAQYQAETWNAQRGERWLRAAVLDDALAYDDGRSLWNGRLLYASGHSQVRYFAQQHGDSTLTDLLHHKTDVLFGLAEVHDFEAAFRATAGQSYETFYEQWRRDVNVYYNTLASQLETLDSLQTDTLAVPGRYVDGLAYSPDTSRIAALTQHSPARPVRRLHVIDPSTGAVTRGAEGAIEPPVAWHPSGERIAFSRRTRAAHGSLVDDVFVVDADGTDERRLTHGRRTSAPTFGPDGDRLAFVATEGGTANVHLRALKTGGTTRVTDYEGDVQITALRWHPTQDTLAFARVSEAERELVLYDLDTGASTALTDPATDDRRPVWSPDGSQLAYTSLRDGVPNALVYDLSTHTHRRATHLVRGATVHDWVPADSAFGAESSRAAPEGALVTSTALSKARDGAFRLPAHRTARSIAPAVPGQYDDWTTTRPPRTIPQQLAPDPSLIETRSDYDALSNLTHRASGALPYYTSTDNFGIAGVTSWTEPLGTHTFNAAGSVSFTDPDEKSEVVATYLNRQLRPTIGLSLFSASSSGRIYGNDLLVEDRTGGALTVRWPLDWHVAPYVSTSFSTRLRYADLNPLDPDDFTALGPLSPPQAGQQASVRLQVLRRKKPPSRHTLVHPLDGWGLRLRATGAAEVLGGDRSFLRGDVAGYAVYPSIGDHRVFLYGRLQAQTGASFPQDYIGFSRYDAIDLPLPGAVPVSLGDAERVRGYRQYVLGNRAAFGRAEYRVPVASSLQTNVLGLIGLGHTTLSVFVDGGMVWRDADLRGGTRQLGTGVEVKNALRLFGVRVGHALGVAQPAAQVGTRDDVQLYYRVQTALPF; encoded by the coding sequence ATGACCATCCGCAACGTGGTCGCCGCTCTCCTGCTCCTCTGTGCGACGACGGGCACCGCCCAGGCCCAGAGCTTCAGCACGGTGACCGGCCGCAATCACCCCGAGATCGACTGGCGTGTGGCGACGACGGAGCACTTCGAGGTCGTCCACCCCGCCCGCCTCGGCGACATCGCCGCCGAGGCCGCGCCGATCGCGGAGGCGACCTACGACACGCTCTCGGCCACCCTGGACGTGGCGTTCGATGAGCGGATCCGTGTCTATCTGAGCGACCAGGATGCCATCGTCAACGGCTTTGCGGTCCCGTTCGGCACCGGCTATACCGACATCTGGGTCAATACCAACGACTGGGCCGCCTCCTTTTCGGGAGCCACCTCCTGGCTCCGTCTCGTGCTCGCCCACGAGCTGACCCACATCTTCCACTACGAGGCGGCGCGGTCGGGCCTGGGCGTCTGGGCGCTCGCGCTCGGCGGCTCGTTTCCGCGCGTCTGGACGGAGGGCCTCGCGCAGTACCAGGCGGAGACGTGGAACGCGCAACGGGGCGAGCGCTGGCTCCGCGCCGCCGTCCTCGACGACGCCCTCGCCTACGACGACGGCCGGTCGCTCTGGAACGGGCGCCTCCTCTACGCCTCCGGCCACAGCCAGGTGCGCTACTTCGCCCAGCAGCACGGCGACTCGACGCTCACGGACCTGCTCCACCACAAGACGGACGTGCTGTTCGGGCTCGCCGAGGTGCACGACTTCGAGGCGGCGTTTCGGGCGACCGCCGGGCAGTCCTACGAGACGTTCTACGAGCAGTGGCGGCGCGACGTGAACGTCTACTACAACACGCTCGCGAGCCAGCTCGAAACCCTCGACTCGCTCCAGACCGACACGCTTGCGGTGCCGGGGCGGTACGTGGACGGCCTGGCATACAGCCCCGATACGTCGCGCATCGCCGCGCTCACCCAGCATTCGCCGGCCCGGCCGGTGCGCCGCCTGCATGTGATCGACCCGTCGACCGGCGCCGTGACGAGGGGGGCGGAAGGCGCGATCGAGCCGCCCGTGGCGTGGCATCCCAGCGGCGAGCGGATCGCGTTTAGTCGGCGGACGCGGGCCGCGCACGGCTCGCTCGTGGACGATGTGTTCGTGGTCGATGCGGACGGGACCGACGAGCGCCGCCTCACACACGGCCGCCGCACCTCGGCCCCCACGTTTGGGCCGGACGGGGACCGCCTCGCGTTCGTGGCAACCGAGGGCGGCACGGCCAACGTCCACCTGCGGGCCCTGAAGACGGGCGGGACGACGCGGGTGACGGACTATGAGGGCGACGTGCAGATCACGGCGCTCCGGTGGCACCCCACGCAGGACACCCTGGCCTTCGCCCGCGTTTCCGAGGCCGAGCGTGAACTGGTCCTCTACGACCTGGACACGGGGGCGTCGACCGCCCTCACCGATCCCGCGACCGACGACCGGCGGCCCGTGTGGAGCCCCGACGGCTCGCAGCTGGCCTACACCTCCCTCCGCGACGGCGTCCCCAACGCCCTCGTTTACGACCTGTCAACCCACACGCACCGCCGCGCCACCCACCTCGTCCGCGGCGCCACGGTGCACGACTGGGTGCCCGCCGACTCGGCCTTCGGGGCCGAGTCGAGCCGTGCCGCTCCGGAGGGGGCGCTCGTGACCTCTACGGCCCTCTCGAAGGCGCGCGACGGGGCCTTCCGCCTTCCTGCCCACCGCACGGCGCGGTCGATCGCCCCCGCGGTGCCGGGGCAGTACGACGACTGGACGACGACCCGGCCGCCCCGCACCATCCCACAGCAATTGGCCCCCGATCCGTCGCTGATCGAGACCCGAAGCGACTACGACGCCCTCTCCAACCTCACGCACCGGGCGTCGGGGGCGCTGCCGTACTACACGTCCACCGACAATTTTGGCATTGCGGGGGTGACGTCCTGGACCGAGCCGCTGGGCACACATACGTTCAACGCGGCGGGCAGCGTCTCCTTCACCGACCCGGACGAGAAGAGCGAGGTCGTGGCGACGTACCTGAACCGGCAGCTACGCCCCACGATTGGCCTTAGCCTGTTTAGCGCCTCCTCGTCGGGCCGCATCTACGGGAACGACCTGCTCGTGGAGGACCGAACGGGGGGCGCCCTCACGGTGCGGTGGCCGCTCGACTGGCACGTGGCGCCCTACGTCTCGACCTCGTTTTCTACCCGACTGCGCTACGCCGACCTTAACCCGCTCGACCCGGACGATTTTACGGCCCTCGGGCCCCTCTCCCCTCCTCAGGCCGGGCAGCAAGCAAGCGTGCGTCTCCAGGTTCTGCGCCGCAAGAAACCGCCGTCCCGGCACACCCTCGTGCACCCGCTGGACGGGTGGGGCCTCCGGCTCCGGGCCACCGGCGCGGCCGAGGTGCTGGGCGGCGACCGCTCGTTCCTGCGCGGGGACGTGGCGGGATACGCCGTGTATCCGAGCATCGGAGACCACCGGGTTTTCCTCTACGGGCGGCTGCAGGCCCAGACCGGAGCGTCGTTCCCGCAAGACTACATTGGCTTCTCGCGCTACGACGCGATCGACCTGCCCCTGCCCGGCGCCGTGCCGGTCTCGCTGGGCGACGCCGAGCGGGTGCGCGGCTACCGGCAGTACGTGTTGGGCAACCGGGCGGCCTTCGGGCGTGCCGAGTACCGCGTGCCCGTTGCCTCCAGCCTGCAGACCAACGTGCTCGGGCTCATCGGCCTCGGGCACACGACGCTCTCGGTGTTCGTGGACGGGGGCATGGTGTGGCGGGACGCCGACCTTCGGGGAGGAACGCGGCAGCTTGGGACGGGCGTGGAGGTCAAAAATGCCCTGCGCCTGTTCGGCGTGCGGGTCGGGCACGCCCTGGGGGTGGCGCAGCCGGCCGCCCAGGTGGGGACGCGCGATGACGTACAGCTCTATTACCGTGTGCAGACGGCGCTGCCGTTCTGA
- a CDS encoding phosphoadenylyl-sulfate reductase — MAFASDESASPWSSTRLAALNAQFEPHGPKAILNWATHTFGDDLAQGTGFGPSGIVIMHMLADLRPGTTVFYLDTDLLFPETYELCDDLDERLDVDVTRVHGGLSLDEQAEQEGEELWNRNPNRCCFLRKVKPLRNFLDDRRAWITGVRRDQSERRADTDILSWEGQYGVFKINPLANWTQKEVWKYLFEHDLPYNPKHDQGYPSLGCVPCTEPVDQADGYSREGRWSDRDKTECGLHTSPEDEDGAHAAES; from the coding sequence ATGGCCTTCGCCTCCGACGAAAGTGCCTCGCCCTGGTCGAGTACGCGACTGGCGGCCCTGAACGCGCAGTTTGAGCCGCACGGCCCGAAAGCCATCCTCAACTGGGCTACGCACACCTTCGGCGACGACCTGGCGCAGGGGACGGGATTCGGCCCGTCGGGGATCGTCATCATGCACATGCTGGCCGACCTCCGGCCCGGCACGACGGTCTTCTACCTCGATACCGACCTGCTCTTCCCGGAGACCTACGAGCTGTGCGACGACCTGGACGAGCGGCTCGACGTGGACGTGACGCGGGTCCACGGGGGGCTGTCGCTCGACGAGCAGGCCGAGCAGGAGGGGGAGGAGCTGTGGAACCGAAACCCGAACCGCTGCTGCTTCCTCCGCAAGGTGAAGCCGCTCCGGAATTTTTTGGACGACCGCCGGGCCTGGATTACCGGCGTCCGGCGTGACCAGTCCGAGCGCCGCGCCGACACGGACATCCTGTCCTGGGAAGGCCAGTACGGGGTGTTCAAGATCAACCCGCTGGCGAACTGGACGCAGAAGGAGGTCTGGAAGTACCTCTTCGAGCACGACCTCCCCTACAATCCGAAGCACGACCAGGGCTACCCTAGCCTCGGCTGCGTGCCGTGCACCGAGCCGGTGGACCAGGCCGACGGCTATTCGCGGGAGGGACGCTGGAGCGACCGGGACAAGACGGAGTGTGGGCTCCACACGTCACCGGAGGACGAAGACGGGGCACACGCTGCGGAGTCGTAA
- the apaG gene encoding Co2+/Mg2+ efflux protein ApaG, protein MISYASTTRGITVTVRPIYLDEPSDLLEREFAFGYAIQIENTSPNEVQLLRRRWIIEAGNGSRQDLTGDGALRPHPVIAPGETHVHDGSCTIESFRGTVEGNYLVQRADGEQFRVSVPPFPLHAAAN, encoded by the coding sequence ATGATCAGTTACGCCTCCACCACGCGCGGCATCACGGTCACCGTACGGCCCATCTACCTGGACGAGCCGTCCGACCTTCTGGAGCGCGAGTTTGCGTTCGGGTATGCCATCCAAATCGAAAACACCAGTCCGAACGAGGTCCAACTGCTCCGGCGTCGGTGGATCATCGAGGCGGGCAACGGCAGCCGGCAGGATCTGACCGGCGACGGCGCGCTCCGGCCCCATCCGGTGATTGCGCCCGGCGAGACCCACGTCCACGACGGGTCCTGCACGATCGAGTCGTTTAGGGGGACGGTGGAGGGCAACTACCTCGTGCAGCGGGCCGACGGGGAGCAGTTCCGCGTCTCGGTCCCGCCGTTCCCCCTGCACGCCGCGGCGAATTGA
- a CDS encoding thymidylate synthase, translating to MRQYLDYLQDILDHGTRHEDRTGTGTIRVFGRQLRFDLTEGFPLLTTKRVWMRGVTEELLWFLRGETNIQSLVQADVSIWTDWPLQRYRDETGDEISQEAFEERIATDDAFAERWGDLGPVYGTQWRDFEGPEGRVDQIERLVRGLRETPHSRRHVVSAWHPAQIEDAALPPCHYAFQCFVEGEPGDGRLSLMWQQRSVDSFLGLPFNIASYALLTRMLAQQAGLTPHELIFNGGDCHIYQNHVEQVEEQLTRTPYDRPTLRLRQRDSIFEHAADDVTIEDYEHHPALTAPIAV from the coding sequence ATGCGCCAATACCTCGACTACCTCCAGGACATCCTCGACCACGGCACGCGGCACGAGGACCGCACCGGCACGGGCACCATTCGCGTGTTTGGGCGACAGCTTCGGTTCGACCTGACCGAGGGCTTCCCGCTGCTCACCACGAAGCGGGTGTGGATGCGCGGGGTGACCGAGGAGTTGCTCTGGTTTCTGCGGGGGGAGACCAACATCCAGTCCCTGGTGCAGGCCGACGTGTCGATCTGGACGGACTGGCCCCTGCAACGGTACCGGGACGAGACCGGCGACGAGATCAGCCAGGAGGCTTTCGAAGAAAGAATCGCCACAGACGACGCCTTCGCCGAGCGGTGGGGCGACCTCGGACCCGTCTACGGCACACAGTGGCGCGACTTCGAGGGGCCGGAGGGGCGGGTGGATCAGATCGAGCGGCTCGTCCGTGGCCTCCGCGAGACGCCCCACTCGCGCCGCCACGTCGTGAGCGCCTGGCATCCTGCTCAGATTGAGGACGCCGCGCTTCCGCCGTGCCACTACGCGTTCCAGTGCTTCGTGGAGGGGGAGCCGGGCGACGGGCGCCTCTCGCTGATGTGGCAGCAGCGCAGTGTCGACAGCTTCCTCGGCCTTCCGTTCAACATCGCCAGCTACGCCCTCCTCACCCGCATGCTGGCCCAGCAGGCGGGCCTCACGCCGCACGAGCTCATCTTCAACGGCGGCGACTGCCACATCTACCAGAACCACGTGGAGCAGGTCGAGGAGCAGTTGACCCGCACGCCCTACGACCGGCCCACACTCCGCCTCCGCCAGCGCGACTCGATCTTCGAGCATGCCGCCGACGACGTGACGATTGAGGACTACGAGCACCACCCCGCCCTGACGGCCCCAATCGCCGTGTAG
- a CDS encoding sensor histidine kinase translates to MSRRHAYWICQLGGWTGYSVMRLTLYSFFQTITWKWGVSYVVFIAAGVLYTHLYRHLAKRREWTQMSLGQLAPRVVGATLTVALLLHLTMDGVGRYVLERDFYEEVQSEIGMLLASVVNMWILLMLWSLIYFGVHYFWSYRQAEVDKWKLEAQAETARLKALKLQLNPHFFFNSLNSVRALIAEDPDGAQRMVTRLARLLRSTLQADDMKTVPLEEELSTVRTYLKLEKVRFEDRLRHRIEVDDEARSHPVPFMLVQTLVENGIKHGVACCQEGGVITVRGRVVDGALHIRVTNPGTLDTEEGGTGLDNARERLRLLFGTEASLTVENTDAETVSATAVLPVRAVPESTVVQGRVSLAARD, encoded by the coding sequence ATGTCTCGGAGACACGCCTACTGGATTTGTCAGCTCGGCGGGTGGACCGGATACTCGGTGATGCGCCTCACCCTGTATTCGTTCTTCCAGACCATTACCTGGAAGTGGGGCGTGTCGTACGTCGTGTTCATTGCGGCAGGGGTGCTGTACACCCATCTTTACCGGCACCTCGCGAAGCGCCGCGAGTGGACGCAGATGTCGCTGGGCCAGTTGGCGCCACGCGTCGTGGGGGCGACCCTCACGGTTGCCCTCCTGTTGCACCTCACGATGGACGGCGTGGGACGCTACGTGCTGGAGCGGGACTTCTACGAGGAGGTCCAATCGGAAATCGGGATGCTGTTGGCCTCCGTCGTAAACATGTGGATTCTGTTGATGCTGTGGTCGCTCATCTACTTCGGCGTCCACTACTTCTGGAGCTACCGGCAGGCCGAGGTGGACAAGTGGAAGCTGGAGGCCCAGGCCGAGACGGCCCGGCTCAAGGCCCTGAAGCTGCAGCTGAACCCCCACTTCTTCTTCAACAGCCTCAATAGCGTCCGGGCCCTAATCGCCGAAGATCCGGACGGCGCACAGCGCATGGTGACGCGTCTGGCCCGCCTGCTCCGGAGCACCCTTCAGGCCGACGACATGAAAACCGTACCGCTGGAGGAGGAGCTGTCGACCGTGCGCACGTACCTGAAGCTCGAGAAGGTGCGCTTCGAGGACCGGCTCCGTCACCGAATTGAGGTGGACGACGAGGCACGCTCGCACCCGGTTCCGTTCATGCTGGTGCAGACGCTCGTGGAGAACGGGATCAAGCACGGGGTGGCGTGCTGCCAGGAGGGCGGCGTCATCACGGTCCGGGGCAGGGTGGTGGACGGGGCCCTTCACATCCGCGTGACCAATCCCGGGACCCTCGACACGGAGGAGGGCGGAACCGGGCTGGACAATGCCCGCGAGCGCCTGCGGTTGCTCTTCGGGACGGAGGCGTCGCTGACCGTAGAAAATACGGACGCCGAGACCGTCTCCGCGACCGCGGTGCTTCCGGTCCGGGCCGTCCCCGAATCGACCGTGGTGCAGGGGAGGGTCTCCCTTGCGGCCCGCGACTGA
- a CDS encoding LytTR family DNA-binding domain-containing protein, with protein sequence MASPPVLRTLIVDDERLARRELRRLLEPHGAVTVAGEAANADAAEAAVHEENPDLLLLDVQMPGDSGFDLLTRLDAVPHVVFVTAYDEYAIRAFKVNALDYLVKPVEPERLAQAIETVQARAAEDGPQAAGAGDEESRSPLAAEDQVFVKDGERCWFVRLADVRLFEAAGNYTRLYFDGEEPLTHRSLSYLEERLDPDRFFRASRQHILNLRWVADVTPWATDKLKATLEDGTEVELSRRRSRAFREQLSL encoded by the coding sequence ATGGCGTCTCCCCCTGTGCTCCGTACCCTCATCGTGGACGACGAGCGCCTGGCGCGCCGAGAGCTTCGGCGCCTGCTGGAGCCCCACGGGGCCGTGACGGTGGCCGGCGAGGCCGCCAACGCCGACGCGGCAGAGGCCGCCGTCCACGAGGAGAATCCCGACCTGCTGCTGCTCGACGTGCAGATGCCGGGCGACAGCGGGTTCGACCTGCTGACGCGGCTTGATGCGGTGCCGCACGTTGTGTTCGTAACCGCCTACGACGAGTACGCCATCCGCGCCTTCAAGGTCAACGCGCTGGACTACCTCGTGAAGCCGGTGGAGCCGGAGCGCCTGGCGCAGGCGATCGAGACGGTGCAGGCGCGGGCCGCCGAGGACGGGCCGCAGGCCGCAGGGGCGGGCGACGAGGAGTCCCGATCTCCCCTTGCGGCCGAAGACCAGGTGTTCGTGAAGGACGGGGAGCGGTGCTGGTTCGTGCGGCTGGCGGACGTGCGCCTGTTTGAGGCGGCGGGGAACTACACGCGGCTCTACTTCGACGGGGAGGAGCCGCTCACCCATCGCTCCCTCAGCTACCTCGAAGAACGACTCGATCCCGACCGCTTCTTTCGGGCCAGCCGCCAGCACATCCTCAACCTGCGGTGGGTCGCCGACGTGACGCCGTGGGCGACGGATAAGCTGAAGGCCACGCTGGAGGACGGGACCGAGGTGGAGCTGTCGCGCCGCCGGTCCCGTGCGTTCCGCGAGCAGCTCAGTCTCTGA
- a CDS encoding OprO/OprP family phosphate-selective porin — MAQTGGASGAGGDAQAGKEGFRVVSGDGAFALRLRGDLYADARFFSGTTEPAGAERFFLRRARPRLQGRVYDRFAFSLRSDFGIGGPEIDDAFVEARFAPALRLRMGRFNVPVGLEVLSSSTGLMHVERGFPSGLVPERDVGVMLAGDVGAGRLHYALGLFNGAPGASEPGGDVDDAKEAAGRVFVVPFAGTNGMWKGLGVGLAGTVGTVTGTAGTPALTGLRTTGRQSFFGYRDEARADGRRWRLAPQARLYAGPVELLGTYTVTTETARRGPDQETLTHRAWQASAAVVLTGEDAREGEVVPDDPFGAERGTGAIELGGRVHGVTFDDEAFPAFAAPTAASGATAWGLTLSWYPNAMVRVMLGMERTGFEAVGAGPARDPETLLLTRMQISF; from the coding sequence ATGGCGCAAACGGGCGGTGCGTCGGGGGCGGGCGGGGACGCGCAGGCGGGGAAGGAGGGGTTTCGGGTCGTGTCCGGCGACGGTGCGTTTGCACTTCGCCTCCGGGGCGACCTCTACGCCGACGCGCGCTTCTTTTCGGGCACGACGGAGCCGGCGGGGGCCGAGCGCTTTTTCCTCCGGCGTGCCCGGCCCCGCCTTCAGGGGCGCGTCTACGACCGGTTTGCGTTCAGCCTCCGGAGCGACTTCGGGATCGGCGGTCCCGAGATTGACGACGCGTTCGTCGAGGCCCGGTTTGCCCCGGCCCTCCGGCTGCGCATGGGGCGGTTCAACGTGCCGGTGGGGCTGGAAGTCCTATCGTCGTCGACGGGCCTGATGCACGTTGAGCGGGGGTTTCCGTCGGGGCTCGTCCCGGAGCGCGATGTGGGCGTCATGCTTGCGGGCGATGTGGGGGCGGGGCGGCTGCACTACGCGCTCGGGCTCTTCAACGGGGCGCCCGGGGCGTCGGAGCCAGGGGGGGACGTGGACGACGCGAAAGAGGCCGCGGGACGGGTGTTCGTGGTGCCGTTTGCGGGCACGAACGGGATGTGGAAGGGGCTCGGCGTGGGGCTGGCCGGGACGGTGGGGACGGTGACCGGGACGGCGGGCACGCCGGCGCTCACGGGACTGCGCACGACGGGTCGGCAGTCGTTTTTCGGGTATCGAGACGAGGCGCGGGCGGACGGCCGGCGGTGGCGCCTGGCGCCACAGGCCCGGTTGTACGCGGGGCCGGTGGAGCTGCTGGGGACGTACACGGTGACGACGGAGACGGCACGGCGCGGGCCGGACCAGGAGACGCTCACGCACCGCGCGTGGCAGGCCAGCGCCGCCGTGGTGTTGACGGGAGAGGACGCCCGGGAGGGCGAGGTGGTCCCCGACGATCCCTTCGGCGCCGAGCGGGGGACGGGCGCGATCGAACTGGGAGGACGCGTCCACGGGGTCACGTTCGACGACGAGGCGTTTCCGGCCTTCGCGGCGCCCACGGCGGCGTCGGGGGCAACGGCCTGGGGGCTCACCCTGAGCTGGTACCCCAACGCCATGGTGCGTGTTATGCTCGGGATGGAGCGCACTGGGTTTGAGGCCGTCGGGGCGGGGCCCGCCCGTGACCCCGAGACGCTGCTCCTCACGCGGATGCAGATCTCGTTCTGA
- a CDS encoding amidase, translated as MPDLTSCSAVELARRIRAREVSAVEVLEAHLDRIERQNPAVNAVVTLDAERARARANAADAALARDEVWGPLHGVPFTVKDQFSTAGLRTTYALPHYADFVPAADAPQVACLKEAGGVLMGKTNLPLAAYDWQCDHPNFGRANNPWALDCTPGGSSGGSAAALAAGLTPLELGADVAGSIRIPSHFCGVAGLRPTEDGPLRGIRPPDRPATVRHIAVAGPMARTVEDLQLEWAALCGADPAASAPATPSPDALRIAVTPELGGVPADTDTQRVLRDATTAWGAAGCEVKRRPAPFDVEDAFDTWARIQGFELTAGLPAPLRTPPLKQLVWQGYVRSKFGSLAGRMAKGASLGPRGYFRALDRRAALADGLDAFFDDWDLWVTPVAATPTFTHRPTGAARTLEGVSVPYALPIAPYNCPTAVLGHPILTLPAGRTPTGRPIGLQVHARHGADATLLAAGRRLEAVLGCDPAPASLAEAPRTDDSA; from the coding sequence GTGCCCGACCTCACATCCTGCTCCGCCGTTGAGTTGGCCCGTCGCATTCGTGCCCGCGAGGTCTCCGCCGTCGAGGTACTGGAGGCGCACCTGGACCGCATTGAGCGCCAAAATCCGGCCGTCAACGCCGTGGTGACCCTCGACGCGGAGCGGGCTCGCGCCCGGGCGAACGCCGCCGACGCGGCCCTGGCCCGGGACGAGGTGTGGGGCCCCCTCCACGGCGTCCCGTTCACCGTCAAGGACCAGTTCTCGACGGCCGGCCTGCGCACCACGTACGCCCTGCCCCACTACGCCGACTTTGTGCCCGCCGCGGACGCCCCGCAGGTGGCCTGCTTGAAGGAGGCCGGGGGCGTCCTGATGGGCAAGACGAACCTGCCCCTGGCGGCCTACGACTGGCAGTGCGACCATCCAAATTTTGGCCGTGCCAACAACCCATGGGCGCTCGACTGTACGCCCGGTGGCAGCTCGGGCGGCTCCGCGGCGGCCCTTGCGGCGGGCCTCACGCCGCTGGAGCTGGGCGCGGACGTGGCCGGCTCGATCCGCATTCCGTCCCACTTCTGCGGCGTGGCGGGCCTGCGTCCAACCGAGGACGGGCCCCTCCGGGGCATCCGCCCGCCCGACCGCCCGGCCACCGTGCGCCACATTGCCGTCGCTGGGCCCATGGCCCGCACGGTAGAGGACCTGCAGCTGGAGTGGGCGGCGCTCTGTGGGGCCGACCCGGCAGCGTCCGCACCGGCGACGCCGTCCCCCGATGCCCTCCGCATCGCCGTGACGCCGGAGCTGGGCGGCGTCCCCGCTGACACCGACACCCAGCGTGTGCTCCGCGACGCCACCACCGCCTGGGGCGCCGCCGGGTGCGAGGTCAAGCGCCGGCCCGCTCCGTTCGACGTGGAGGACGCGTTTGACACCTGGGCCCGCATCCAGGGCTTCGAGCTCACGGCCGGCCTGCCCGCCCCCCTGCGCACCCCGCCGTTGAAGCAGCTCGTGTGGCAGGGCTACGTCCGGTCCAAGTTCGGCTCGCTCGCCGGACGCATGGCGAAGGGCGCCTCGCTCGGCCCCCGCGGCTACTTTCGGGCCCTCGACCGCAGGGCCGCCCTCGCCGACGGCCTCGACGCCTTCTTCGACGACTGGGACCTGTGGGTGACGCCCGTGGCCGCCACCCCCACCTTCACGCACCGCCCCACCGGGGCCGCCCGAACCCTTGAGGGCGTCTCGGTGCCCTACGCCCTCCCCATCGCCCCCTACAACTGCCCGACCGCCGTCCTGGGCCACCCCATCCTCACCCTGCCCGCCGGACGCACGCCGACCGGGCGGCCCATCGGCCTCCAGGTGCACGCCCGCCACGGAGCGGACGCAACACTTCTCGCGGCGGGCCGACGCCTGGAAGCAGTACTAGGCTGTGACCCGGCCCCTGCGTCCCTCGCCGAGGCGCCCCGTACCGACGACAGCGCCTGA